The following coding sequences are from one Saccopteryx bilineata isolate mSacBil1 chromosome 3, mSacBil1_pri_phased_curated, whole genome shotgun sequence window:
- the LRRC47 gene encoding leucine-rich repeat-containing protein 47 — MAAAAVSESWPELEQAEQQRRRELLLTGPALEKRVQAAGGRLPPRLFTLSLLHYLEVSGCGSLREPGPGLAQGLPQLQSLVLRRNALGPGLSPELGPLPALRVLDLSGNALEALPPGQGLGPAEPPGLPQLQSLNLSGNRLRELPADLPRCAPRLQTLNLTGNCLDSFPAELFRPGALPLLSELAAADNCLRQLSPDIAHLASLKTLDLSNNQLIEIPAELADCPRLKEINLRGNRLRDRRLEKMVGGCQTKSILDYLRAGGRGKGQGKGRAEADKEEGRRKRKERRKREGGEEEEVDEASRLLLRVLHVSENPAPLTVTVSPGVREVRPFIVGAVVRGMDLQAGNTLKRFLTSQTKLHEELCEKRTAATIATHDLRAVQGPLLYTTRPPQDLKIIPLGRKEVKAKDLVRQLQLEAEEHRKQKKRQTVSGLHRYLRLLDGKEQYPCLMDARGDVISFPPITNSEKTKIKKTTSDLFLEVTSATSLQICKDVMDALILKMAEINKYTSEDKEEGSISDTEADATSGQPPDAGTNASAEKDGAAPLVVEQVRVVDEEGHLKVVYPSKTDLDIAASHVTVIR; from the exons atggcggcggcggcggtctCCGAGTCCTGGCCGGAGCTGGAGCAGGCGGAGCAGCAGCGGCGGCGGGAGCTGCTGCTGACGGGGCCCGCACTGGAGAAGCGGGTGCAGGCAGCGGGCGGGCGGCTGCCGCCGCGGCTCTTCACGCTGTCGCTGCTGCACTACCTGGAGGTGAGCGGCTGCGGGAGCCTGCGCGAGCCGGGCCCGGGCCTGGCGCAGGGCCTCCCGCAGCTGCAGAGCCTCGTGCTCCGGCGCAATGCGCTGGGGCCCGGCCTGAGCCCCGAGCTCGGCCCGCTGCCCGCGCTGCGCGTGCTCGATCTATCGGGCAACGCGCTGGAGGCGCTGCCGCCGGGCCAGGGTCTGGGCCCCGCTGAGCCGCCGGGCCTCCCGCAGCTGCAGAGCCTCAATCTCAGCGGCAACCGGCTGCGCGAGCTGCCGGCCGACCTGCCGCGCTGCGCCCCGCGCCTGCAGACCCTCAACCTCACCGGCAACTGCCTGGACTCCTTCCCTGCCGAACTCTTCCGCCCCGGCGCGCTGCCTCTGCTCAGCGAGCTGGCAGCCGCCGACAACTGCCTTCGCCAGCTCAGCCCCGACATCGCCCACCTGGCCTCGCTCAAG ACGCTGGACCTCTCCAACAACCAGCTGATCGAGATCCCAGCGGAGCTGGCCGACTGCCCCAGGCTCAAGGAGATCAACCTGCGCGGGAACAGGCTGAGGGACCGGCGCCTGGAGAAGATGGTCGGCGGCTGCCAGACCAAGTCCATCCTGGACTACCTGCGGGCGGGGGGCCGGGGCAAAGGCCAGGGCAAAGGCCGGGCTGAGGCAGACAAGGAGGAGGGCCGCAGGAAGCGAAAGGAGcgcaggaagagggaagggggagaggaggaggaggtggacgAGGCCAGCCGCCTGCTGCTCCGCGTGCTGCACGTCTCTGAGAACCCCGCCCCGCTGACGGTCACGGTCAGCCCTGGCGTCCGGGAAGTCCGGCCCTTCATCGTGGGGGCTGTCGTGAGGGGCATGGACTTGCAGGCCGGGAACACGCTCAAGCGCTTCCTCACCTCTCAG ACGAAGCTGCATGAGGAGCTCTGTGAGAAGAGGACAGCGGCCACCATCGCGACCCACGACCTCCGAGCAGTCCAGGGGCCTCTGCTGTACACCACCCGCCCACCGCAGGACCTCAAG ATCATCCCCCTGGGGCGCAAGGAAGTCAAGGCCAAGGACCTGGTTCGGCAGTTGCAGCTGGAGGCTGAGGAGCACCGGAAGCAGAAGAAGAGGCAGACTGTGTCAGGCCTGCACAG GTACCTCCGCCTGCTGGATGGCAAGGAGCAGTACCCTTGCCTCATGGACGCGCGCGGCGATGTCATCTCCTTCCCACCAATAACCAACAGCGAGAAGACAAAG attaaGAAAACGACTTCTGACTTGTTTTTGGAAGTAACAAGTGCAACAAGCTTGCAGATCTGCAAAGACGTCATGGACGCCCTCATTCTG AAAATGGCAGAGATCAACAAGTATACTTCAGAAGATAAAGAGGAAGGGTCCATCTCGGATACAGAAGCTGACGCCACCTCTGGACAACCTCCGGACGCCGGGACGAACGCCAGTGCTGAGAAAGACGGGGCCGCCCCCTTGGTGGTGGAGCAGGTCCGGGTGGTGGATGAGGAGGGCCACCTGAAGGTGGTGTACCCGTCCAAGACAGACCTGGACATCGCCGCCTCCCACGTGACCGTGATCCGCTGA
- the SMIM1 gene encoding small integral membrane protein 1, with protein MQPQDTGVQYSRWDEVSMGAVSSADEASSCQRFSRKLCSGKLGVAVKVLGGVALFWVIFILGYVTGYYIHKCI; from the exons ATGCAGCCCCAGGACACTGGCGTGCAGTACAGCAGGTGGGATGAAGTCAGCATGGGGGCTGTGTCCAGCGCAGACGAGGCCTCGAGCTGCCAGAG GTTCTCCCGGAAGCTGTGCTCAGGCAAGCTGGGTGTTGCCGtgaaggtgctgggaggagtggcCCTCTTCTGGGTCATCTTCATCCTGGGCTATGTTACCGGCTACTACATACACAAGTGCATATAA